A genomic segment from Chitinophaga niabensis encodes:
- a CDS encoding nuclear transport factor 2 family protein, translated as MSYYRRIVFLMCVLGVLFTSCKKRPEPQEVAMEFMHAFQESNFERAKEFATKESQQVILLYSIFDGKRNENEREKIKNAQLKIVDHKEDGDKATVTILNSSANQQETLQLVKENGQWKISLTLESILPTYVAPGSMDMNSMTTPPAADSSKAN; from the coding sequence ATGAGCTATTACAGGCGAATTGTTTTTTTGATGTGTGTATTGGGAGTGCTTTTTACCAGTTGTAAGAAACGCCCTGAACCACAGGAGGTAGCCATGGAATTTATGCACGCTTTTCAGGAATCAAACTTCGAACGTGCTAAAGAATTTGCTACCAAAGAATCGCAACAGGTTATATTGCTTTACTCCATTTTTGACGGCAAACGCAACGAGAATGAACGTGAAAAGATCAAAAATGCACAGTTGAAGATCGTTGATCATAAAGAGGATGGAGACAAAGCAACAGTTACCATCCTCAATTCTTCCGCCAACCAGCAGGAAACCCTGCAACTGGTAAAAGAGAACGGTCAATGGAAAATATCCCTGACACTTGAAAGCATCCTTCCTACATATGTGGCGCCAGGCTCAATGGACATGAACTCCATGACCACTCCCCCGGCTGCGGATTCTTCTAAAGCTAATTGA
- a CDS encoding OmpA family protein: protein MAFDLLDTLKNVFNNEFSNKAAASLGESESNVQKAIGGIIPTVLTGLLNKAVAQGDAGGLLGLVKDAASGDFSRLGSLAGAIPAELLAKGSEILKSLFGNKAADITGAIASYAGIKTTSAETLLQSAAPASLGIIGQQAASQNLSASGLMSLLNSQKDKILAAVPSGLGLAGILGLGSLGDIGKKLGGVVSSIGGNAGRAIAGEARAVESAVSYRWLWMLILLLAIILLLWYFMKGCNNQHTMAPADSVQTSHMEDSAISHVTPPVSRESIKVMLPDGVELDAYKGGIEDQLVSFLKDPSTQGGKDKWFDFDNLNFKTGSAELTEDSKVQVQNLVAILNAFPKLKIKIGGYTDARGDSSLNRKLSQERADAVHSALQAHHVKPVQLLGAEGYGSQFAKAAADAPDEERVKDRRISVGVREK from the coding sequence ATGGCATTCGACTTGCTCGACACCCTGAAGAATGTATTTAACAACGAATTCTCTAATAAAGCGGCCGCATCCCTTGGCGAAAGCGAATCCAATGTTCAGAAGGCCATCGGCGGCATTATCCCCACCGTATTAACGGGCCTGCTTAACAAAGCCGTTGCCCAGGGCGATGCAGGCGGTTTACTGGGCCTAGTTAAAGATGCCGCTTCCGGGGATTTCTCCCGGTTAGGCAGCCTGGCAGGGGCTATTCCGGCCGAATTACTGGCCAAAGGCTCCGAGATCCTCAAATCCCTCTTCGGCAATAAAGCCGCGGATATTACGGGCGCTATTGCCTCTTATGCGGGCATTAAAACCACTTCTGCAGAAACCTTATTACAATCAGCCGCCCCCGCCTCGCTGGGCATCATTGGCCAGCAGGCTGCCAGCCAGAACCTTAGCGCTTCCGGCCTTATGAGCCTTTTAAATAGCCAGAAGGACAAGATCCTGGCTGCCGTACCCTCCGGCCTCGGCCTGGCCGGTATACTGGGCCTGGGAAGCCTGGGAGATATCGGCAAAAAACTGGGAGGCGTGGTGAGCAGCATCGGCGGCAATGCCGGAAGAGCCATTGCCGGTGAAGCAAGGGCTGTTGAAAGCGCCGTAAGCTACCGCTGGTTATGGATGCTGATCTTATTACTGGCTATTATACTGCTGCTCTGGTATTTCATGAAAGGATGTAATAACCAGCATACCATGGCCCCTGCAGACTCCGTACAAACCAGCCACATGGAAGACTCCGCCATCTCTCATGTAACCCCGCCTGTTTCCCGCGAGTCCATTAAGGTAATGCTCCCGGACGGCGTAGAACTGGATGCCTACAAAGGCGGAATTGAAGATCAGCTGGTGAGTTTCCTGAAAGACCCTTCCACACAAGGCGGCAAGGATAAATGGTTCGATTTCGACAACCTGAACTTTAAAACAGGCAGCGCAGAATTAACAGAAGACAGTAAAGTACAGGTGCAAAACCTGGTTGCCATACTGAATGCATTCCCTAAACTGAAAATAAAGATCGGCGGTTATACAGATGCGAGAGGAGACAGCTCACTTAACCGGAAATTATCGCAGGAACGTGCAGATGCTGTGCATAGCGCTTTACAGGCACACCATGTGAAACCCGTTCAACTGCTGGGTGCGGAAGGATATGGTTCACAATTTGCCAAAGCCGCAGCGGATGCCCCTGATGAAGAAAGGGTAAAAGACAGGAGGATCTCTGTAGGCGTAAGGGAAAAATAA
- the clpB gene encoding ATP-dependent chaperone ClpB, which yields MNLNNFTIKSQETLQQAQQLAFDHRNPAIETGHILKALLSDDDNSIEYLLKKNDVNTAFLDTKLNETIQKYAVITNGEGGQVLSREANNAVLRAGSSIKEFKDEFVSVEHILLGLLGGSDDTAKLLKSAGLTEKGLKAAISELRKGGTVNSQTADAQYNSLEKYAKNLNELARAGKLDPVIGRDEEIRRTLHILSRRSKNNPILVGEPGVGKTAIAEGLAHRIINGDIPDNLHNKIIYALDMGALMAGAKYRGEFEERLKAVVKEVGDSNGGIILFIDEIHTLIGAGAMEGAMDAANILKPALARGELRAIGATTLNEYQKYFEKDKALERRFQKVLIDEPSVEDAISILRGLKERYENHHHVLIKDEAIIAAVELSHRYITDRFLPDKAIDLIDESAAKLRLEMNSMPEELDELERRIRQLEIEREAIKRENDEDKLKELGTEIARLSDERNTFKSKWQQEKELVDKVQNAKASIENLKLEAEQAERNGDFGRVAEIRYGKIKEQEKLVEDLSAELNTLSTNHKRLLKEEVDAEDIAQNVAKATGIPVTRMLQSEREKLLHLEDELHKRVVGQDEAIIAVADAIRRSRAGLHDPKRPIGSFIFLGTTGVGKTELAKALADYLFDDESMMTRIDMSEYQEKHAVSRLVGAPPGYVGYDEGGQLTEAVRRKPYSVVLLDEIEKAHPDVFNILLQVLDDGRLTDNKGRVVNFKNTIIIMTSNMGSHIIQENFEKITDANREDVVDKTKDEVMNLLKQTIRPEFLNRVDEVIMFQPLMRSEVKGIINIQLQQLKDLVAKNGMILEFSDYALEYLAEQGYDPQFGARPLKRLIQKEIVNLLSKKILGGDIDRSKPVLVDVFDGVVVIRNN from the coding sequence ATGAACTTAAATAACTTCACTATTAAATCGCAGGAAACACTGCAGCAGGCACAGCAGCTGGCCTTCGATCACCGCAACCCGGCGATCGAAACGGGGCATATACTGAAGGCCCTGCTTTCCGATGATGATAATAGTATAGAATATCTGCTGAAGAAGAATGATGTGAATACGGCATTCCTGGATACCAAACTCAATGAGACCATCCAGAAATACGCTGTGATCACAAACGGAGAGGGCGGGCAGGTATTGAGCAGAGAGGCTAACAATGCCGTTCTCCGCGCAGGTTCCAGCATTAAGGAGTTCAAAGATGAATTCGTTAGTGTGGAACACATCCTTTTAGGATTATTAGGTGGAAGTGACGATACCGCGAAGCTGCTGAAATCAGCAGGTTTAACAGAGAAAGGATTAAAAGCGGCCATCAGCGAATTACGCAAGGGCGGTACCGTTAATTCACAAACTGCCGATGCACAATATAACAGCCTGGAAAAATACGCCAAGAACCTCAACGAACTGGCACGTGCCGGTAAACTGGACCCGGTGATCGGGCGTGATGAAGAGATCCGCAGAACACTGCACATCTTATCCCGCCGTTCCAAGAACAACCCCATCCTCGTAGGTGAGCCCGGTGTAGGTAAAACAGCCATTGCCGAAGGACTTGCACACAGGATCATTAACGGGGATATCCCGGATAACCTGCATAACAAGATCATCTATGCACTGGATATGGGCGCGCTCATGGCCGGTGCCAAATACCGTGGTGAGTTCGAAGAACGCCTGAAAGCCGTAGTGAAAGAAGTGGGAGACAGTAATGGCGGTATCATCCTCTTTATAGACGAGATCCATACCCTCATTGGCGCTGGCGCCATGGAAGGCGCAATGGACGCGGCCAACATCCTCAAACCTGCATTGGCCAGGGGGGAGCTGCGTGCGATCGGTGCCACTACGCTGAATGAATACCAGAAATACTTTGAAAAAGACAAGGCCCTGGAACGCCGCTTCCAGAAAGTGCTCATAGATGAGCCGAGTGTGGAAGATGCTATTTCCATCTTAAGGGGTCTGAAAGAAAGATACGAGAACCACCATCATGTACTGATCAAAGACGAAGCGATCATTGCTGCAGTGGAACTCTCACACCGCTATATTACAGACCGTTTCCTGCCGGACAAGGCTATTGACCTCATAGACGAGAGCGCTGCAAAATTACGCCTTGAAATGAACTCCATGCCGGAAGAACTGGATGAACTGGAACGCAGGATCCGCCAGCTGGAAATTGAAAGAGAAGCGATCAAGCGGGAGAATGATGAAGATAAACTGAAAGAACTGGGAACAGAGATTGCCCGCTTAAGTGATGAAAGAAACACCTTCAAATCCAAATGGCAGCAGGAGAAAGAGCTGGTAGATAAGGTACAGAACGCGAAAGCCAGTATCGAGAACCTGAAGCTGGAAGCAGAACAGGCAGAACGGAATGGTGATTTTGGAAGGGTAGCTGAGATCCGTTACGGGAAGATCAAAGAACAGGAAAAACTGGTGGAAGACCTTAGCGCAGAACTGAACACACTTTCTACCAACCATAAAAGGTTATTGAAAGAAGAAGTAGACGCGGAAGATATTGCGCAGAATGTTGCCAAAGCAACCGGCATCCCCGTAACGCGTATGCTGCAAAGTGAAAGAGAAAAATTACTGCACCTGGAAGATGAACTGCATAAAAGGGTAGTAGGGCAGGATGAAGCCATCATAGCGGTAGCGGATGCCATCCGCAGAAGCCGCGCCGGCTTGCATGATCCCAAACGCCCCATCGGTTCTTTCATCTTCCTGGGTACTACCGGGGTAGGTAAAACAGAGCTCGCCAAAGCATTGGCAGACTACCTGTTTGATGATGAAAGCATGATGACGCGGATAGACATGAGTGAGTACCAGGAGAAACATGCCGTGAGCAGACTGGTGGGAGCGCCTCCGGGTTATGTGGGATATGATGAAGGTGGCCAGCTGACAGAAGCGGTGAGAAGAAAACCATATTCTGTGGTACTGCTGGATGAAATTGAAAAAGCCCATCCTGATGTATTCAATATCCTGCTGCAGGTGCTGGATGACGGACGCCTTACCGATAACAAGGGACGCGTGGTGAATTTCAAGAACACCATCATCATTATGACCAGCAATATGGGCAGCCATATCATACAGGAGAACTTCGAAAAGATCACGGATGCCAACAGGGAAGATGTAGTGGATAAAACGAAAGACGAAGTGATGAACCTGCTGAAACAGACTATCCGCCCTGAGTTCCTGAACCGTGTTGATGAAGTGATCATGTTCCAGCCGCTGATGCGTTCAGAAGTGAAAGGCATAATTAACATACAATTACAACAACTAAAAGATCTGGTAGCTAAAAATGGCATGATATTGGAATTCTCTGATTATGCTTTGGAATACCTGGCAGAACAGGGGTATGATCCGCAATTCGGCGCAAGACCTTTGAAACGCCTGATCCAGAAGGAGATTGTGAACCTGCTGAGTAAGAAGATACTGGGTGGAGACATTGACCGGAGCAAACCAGTCCTGGTAGATGTGTTTGACGGAGTAGTGGTGATCAGGAATAATTAA
- a CDS encoding RNA polymerase sigma factor translates to MHLLLNNLTDKELLLRIKKFQDREAAGVLLDRYSHLLVAVSLPRLTSEKTAEIALPELTKQLYTRVQTAFGKLNESVYALVQSYFGKGTSVPVFYPNQALYRLETRIEHAGNNPIAKEALMTHLEKALTKLNAEDLQLITQFYLEQQSFSDIAKKQNISKDKVRHTLKGVKKKLATHLMDQAYE, encoded by the coding sequence ATGCACCTCCTGTTAAATAACTTAACTGACAAAGAATTGCTGCTCCGGATCAAAAAATTCCAGGACCGGGAGGCAGCAGGTGTTCTATTGGACCGGTACAGCCACCTGCTGGTAGCAGTGAGCCTGCCCAGGCTTACCAGTGAAAAAACAGCAGAAATTGCACTGCCGGAACTCACCAAACAGTTATACACCCGCGTTCAAACCGCCTTTGGTAAGTTAAACGAATCTGTTTACGCATTGGTTCAATCCTATTTCGGCAAAGGTACGAGCGTACCCGTTTTTTATCCCAACCAGGCATTATACCGCCTTGAAACGCGTATAGAACATGCAGGGAACAACCCTATTGCCAAGGAAGCTTTAATGACGCACCTGGAAAAAGCCCTTACCAAACTAAATGCAGAGGATCTTCAATTGATCACGCAATTCTACCTGGAGCAACAATCATTCAGCGACATCGCTAAAAAGCAGAATATTTCCAAAGATAAAGTTCGCCATACGTTGAAAGGAGTAAAGAAGAAACTAGCTACACATTTGATGGACCAGGCATATGAATAA
- a CDS encoding RNA polymerase sigma factor, with protein MNQPSDHLTDQELLQRYKTDGNSDWIGILFDRYAILLLGLCMKYLKNEEDARDSVQQIFLKVLSDIHKHDVIFFKAWIYQVARNHCLMQLRHHKDLELKEGYLQMPGAAEVPDVAEHVQKDIMLENMEHALELLNKEQSTCVRMFYLEKKSYQEITAQTGYSLLQVKSYIQNGKRNLKLLLEKYSKNKR; from the coding sequence GTGAATCAACCCAGCGATCATCTTACAGACCAGGAACTCTTGCAGCGGTATAAGACCGATGGCAACAGTGATTGGATAGGCATTTTGTTTGACCGGTATGCCATCCTTTTACTGGGTTTATGTATGAAATATCTTAAGAACGAGGAAGATGCACGGGATAGCGTGCAACAGATCTTCCTGAAGGTTTTATCCGATATCCATAAACATGATGTGATCTTTTTCAAAGCCTGGATCTACCAGGTGGCGCGCAATCATTGCCTGATGCAATTACGCCATCATAAAGACCTGGAGTTGAAGGAAGGCTATTTGCAGATGCCCGGCGCTGCAGAAGTGCCCGATGTGGCAGAACATGTACAGAAGGATATAATGCTGGAAAACATGGAGCATGCACTGGAGCTGCTGAATAAGGAACAAAGCACCTGCGTGCGGATGTTCTACCTGGAGAAGAAATCCTACCAGGAGATCACAGCGCAAACGGGATATAGCCTGCTACAGGTGAAAAGCTATATCCAGAACGGGAAAAGGAACCTGAAATTATTATTGGAAAAGTACAGTAAAAATAAACGCTAA
- a CDS encoding tetratricopeptide repeat protein, whose amino-acid sequence MNNDSTRPERIFKIFTPVRCLSRDQLPRYLNGNMTDWEKHLIEQHLVDCDLCHDAIESLQHTKNQEPYERLSKQLSLYLQREYAPVEQQSPLKARRTVQGNNTRESLLSYFWVIMFLALGGGSIFLLQQHLKNRPVLAAIPVKTTDAVIPPQQSTPAPSVELLANETKTPVIQTQYSTRPKDSTATVKLKLTAKDSALLAAAAKNAAKKPAAKDTIKKAPVTDTNTRTQPKEPEVKEPPKEEKTVAATPPPAPAPKEKEKEKDKEEEPARPVTTGDESLFRAAMLYQQQGNVNEAIDQFRKLSTNYKFSERAKYQLALCYRTKGQNGKARRLLREIVRMEGPLKAQAQTELNNLN is encoded by the coding sequence ATGAATAACGATTCTACAAGACCAGAAAGGATCTTCAAGATCTTCACCCCTGTGCGCTGTCTCAGCAGGGACCAGCTTCCCCGTTACCTTAACGGGAATATGACTGATTGGGAAAAACACCTGATAGAACAACACCTGGTGGATTGCGATCTTTGCCACGATGCTATTGAGAGCCTGCAGCACACAAAAAACCAGGAGCCTTACGAACGTTTAAGCAAACAGTTAAGTCTTTACCTGCAAAGGGAATATGCGCCTGTTGAGCAGCAATCCCCGTTGAAAGCACGCCGTACGGTGCAGGGCAACAATACCAGGGAAAGCCTGCTGTCCTACTTCTGGGTGATCATGTTCCTCGCACTGGGCGGAGGAAGCATCTTCTTATTACAGCAGCATCTTAAGAACAGGCCTGTGCTGGCGGCCATTCCGGTTAAAACAACGGATGCCGTTATTCCACCACAGCAAAGTACGCCTGCTCCTTCCGTGGAGCTACTGGCGAATGAAACCAAAACGCCTGTTATCCAAACACAGTACAGCACCAGGCCAAAGGATAGCACTGCCACTGTTAAACTTAAACTGACAGCAAAGGATTCCGCGCTGTTAGCCGCCGCTGCAAAAAACGCTGCTAAAAAGCCAGCGGCCAAAGATACCATCAAAAAAGCACCTGTAACGGATACGAACACACGCACACAGCCTAAAGAACCTGAAGTAAAAGAACCGCCTAAGGAAGAAAAAACAGTAGCCGCCACACCACCGCCTGCACCTGCACCGAAAGAGAAAGAAAAAGAAAAGGATAAAGAGGAAGAGCCGGCCAGGCCTGTCACCACCGGCGACGAATCCCTGTTCCGCGCCGCGATGTTATACCAGCAGCAGGGCAATGTAAATGAAGCCATCGACCAATTCAGAAAACTCTCTACCAATTATAAGTTCTCCGAACGCGCCAAATATCAGCTGGCACTCTGCTACCGCACCAAAGGCCAGAACGGTAAAGCCCGCAGGCTCCTGCGGGAGATCGTTCGCATGGAAGGCCCTTTAAAAGCGCAGGCACAAACGGAATTGAATAACCTGAACTAA
- a CDS encoding inorganic diphosphatase, with protein MTTNPWHSVSPGDKVPHVVTGIIEIPKGSRAKYELDKESGLLKLDRVLYSSVYYPANYGFIPKTYCDDHDPLDILILSQIDCVPLCMVDAKVIGVMQMIDGGEADDKIIAVAAHDMSVNHINDISELPPHFIDEMRHFFEEYKKLENKTVKVEEFQNKAKAEQIILESFELYNKTFPQK; from the coding sequence ATGACAACAAATCCATGGCACAGCGTTAGTCCCGGGGATAAAGTACCTCATGTGGTAACAGGTATCATTGAAATTCCCAAAGGATCGCGTGCCAAATACGAACTGGACAAAGAAAGCGGTTTACTGAAACTGGACCGTGTATTATATTCTTCTGTGTACTACCCCGCCAACTACGGGTTCATTCCTAAAACATACTGCGATGATCATGATCCGCTGGACATCCTCATCCTTTCCCAGATAGATTGTGTGCCTTTATGCATGGTAGACGCGAAAGTGATCGGCGTAATGCAGATGATCGACGGCGGCGAAGCTGACGATAAGATCATTGCCGTTGCAGCCCATGACATGAGCGTGAACCATATCAACGACATCTCTGAACTGCCGCCGCACTTTATTGATGAAATGCGTCACTTCTTTGAAGAATACAAAAAGCTCGAGAACAAGACCGTAAAAGTGGAAGAGTTCCAGAACAAGGCAAAAGCAGAACAGATCATCCTCGAAAGCTTTGAACTGTACAATAAAACCTTCCCGCAAAAATAA
- a CDS encoding anti-sigma factor family protein, producing the protein MNDHFTDIFTETACPTQDQLLAYVENKLSAAERHEVERHIADCELCSEAVEGLATISHKEQIPGWLRQAKWDLLQKLRKKTRKKRKEHYYLYIAIISLLILFLAIAVFWLYHFTSR; encoded by the coding sequence ATGAACGATCATTTCACAGACATATTCACCGAAACTGCCTGTCCTACCCAGGATCAGTTACTGGCTTATGTGGAAAACAAGCTGAGTGCTGCCGAAAGGCATGAAGTGGAACGCCATATAGCAGACTGTGAACTATGCAGTGAAGCAGTGGAAGGGTTGGCAACCATCTCTCATAAAGAGCAGATCCCGGGCTGGTTAAGGCAGGCCAAGTGGGACCTGTTACAGAAGTTACGCAAAAAAACACGTAAGAAAAGGAAAGAACACTATTATCTCTATATTGCCATCATCTCCCTGCTGATACTGTTCCTGGCCATAGCGGTGTTCTGGTTATATCATTTTACCAGCAGATAA
- a CDS encoding sulfite exporter TauE/SafE family protein: MAYPLILGLLLLGLVAGVFSGIVGIGGGIILVPALVYIFGLSQHQAQGTSLGMLMLPVGILAVMQYYKQGFVDYKLVAFIAIGFVAGGYLGGKLAVSIPETLIKRIFALFMIAVAVKMLFFDKN, translated from the coding sequence ATGGCTTACCCACTCATCCTCGGTCTATTATTACTCGGCCTTGTAGCCGGTGTTTTCTCCGGAATTGTGGGTATAGGCGGCGGGATCATACTCGTACCGGCACTGGTGTACATCTTTGGCCTCAGCCAGCACCAGGCACAGGGCACTTCACTGGGCATGCTTATGCTGCCGGTAGGTATCCTGGCGGTGATGCAGTATTATAAGCAGGGATTTGTGGATTATAAGCTGGTAGCTTTTATTGCAATAGGTTTTGTAGCAGGTGGCTACTTAGGCGGGAAACTGGCCGTAAGTATCCCCGAAACACTCATCAAACGCATCTTCGCACTGTTCATGATAGCAGTGGCTGTGAAGATGCTGTTTTTTGACAAGAACTAG
- a CDS encoding C40 family peptidase, protein MPFAITIVPIMPLRAEPSHRSEMVSQALFGECVETEPLTNEGWIKVRMQYDGYEGWVTAAHLETITLEEFNAPFTHIANQWAARLSVNDQPMYIPYGCMLKLDNPVWGNVKVVPESGIEVYKQPRSPKTSWHTIAHSFLNTGYLWGGKSVFGIDCSGFTQSVYKILGIPLLRDAYQQATQGELVSLIQEAKGGDLAFFDNEAGKITHVGIMLNDQQIIHSSGKVRIDPIDHQGIVNADTGLRTHNLRLIRRLF, encoded by the coding sequence ATGCCATTTGCAATCACGATTGTGCCCATTATGCCCCTGCGTGCTGAGCCTTCCCACAGAAGCGAAATGGTTTCGCAGGCATTGTTTGGAGAATGTGTTGAAACAGAGCCACTTACCAACGAAGGTTGGATCAAGGTAAGGATGCAGTATGATGGTTATGAGGGCTGGGTAACAGCTGCTCACCTGGAAACCATTACTTTGGAAGAGTTCAATGCCCCCTTTACGCATATTGCTAACCAGTGGGCGGCCCGTTTGTCTGTGAATGATCAGCCGATGTATATTCCTTATGGCTGTATGTTAAAGCTGGATAATCCCGTTTGGGGCAATGTTAAAGTGGTGCCGGAATCCGGCATAGAAGTCTATAAACAACCCCGTTCTCCTAAAACGAGCTGGCATACTATTGCACATTCTTTCCTCAATACGGGCTATTTATGGGGTGGTAAATCGGTGTTTGGGATAGACTGTTCCGGATTTACCCAATCTGTGTATAAAATCCTCGGCATACCGCTCCTGCGGGATGCTTACCAGCAGGCTACACAGGGAGAACTTGTTTCCCTGATCCAGGAAGCAAAAGGAGGGGACCTGGCCTTTTTTGATAACGAGGCGGGTAAGATCACGCATGTGGGCATCATGCTGAACGATCAGCAGATCATTCATTCCTCCGGAAAGGTGCGGATAGATCCTATTGACCACCAGGGTATCGTGAATGCTGATACGGGGCTGAGAACCCATAACCTGCGGTTGATCCGCCGCTTATTCTGA
- a CDS encoding nucleoside deaminase yields MYQIGEREKKFMAIAVELSKRGMQHGDGGPFGAIVVRGEEVVGEGWNQVLKYNDPTAHAEVVAIRDACTKLQTFQLNDCEIYTSCEPCPMCLGAIYWARPQRVFYANTKEEAALINFDDSFIYNEINVPHRQKKIPFIPFPNEAAQEVFRLWDQKGDKKLY; encoded by the coding sequence ATGTATCAAATCGGCGAAAGAGAAAAGAAGTTTATGGCCATAGCCGTTGAGCTTTCCAAACGGGGCATGCAGCACGGAGATGGCGGGCCTTTTGGTGCTATTGTTGTGCGTGGAGAAGAAGTGGTGGGAGAGGGCTGGAACCAGGTATTGAAATACAACGATCCTACTGCGCATGCTGAAGTGGTGGCTATCCGGGATGCCTGTACGAAACTGCAGACCTTTCAGTTAAATGACTGTGAGATCTATACCTCCTGCGAACCCTGCCCCATGTGCCTGGGTGCTATTTACTGGGCGCGCCCGCAGAGAGTGTTCTATGCCAATACCAAGGAAGAAGCTGCCCTGATCAATTTTGATGATTCCTTTATTTACAACGAGATCAATGTGCCGCACCGGCAAAAGAAGATACCTTTCATTCCTTTCCCCAATGAAGCGGCGCAGGAAGTATTCCGCCTCTGGGATCAGAAAGGGGATAAAAAATTATACTGA